A single genomic interval of Oryza sativa Japonica Group chromosome 7, ASM3414082v1 harbors:
- the LOC112939632 gene encoding uncharacterized protein, whose product MADPNGPRHLPTPFEPRPIDGLIGGDTADSDSGGTAIVGNMMTTGPGAALVLAAAGTTTTSTSLAESSGIGGRLVQDQEEAGSSVLGGSYIVPFPNGHGVLDHDGLTGKATPYEPPPSWIPWIESPSLFGGWRFGSDAVAGGGDKDIVDLSPVGNAHDELPSDGLNLSSAGDAIINTTASSSRCGLVDVLNEDMVTEILLRPPPEDPALFARLQLVCKQWHAILGDPCFIRLLRKFHDPPPMLGYFINEDEPGKPMEIARFVHMTTTFRASPDIYDLASAVDSRHGLVLFYVRVCSDEEERFVVWDPMVEEEEEEEQWIDGFPFPVETQYWTAAVMCGLLECHNDHLHCHGGPFLVVAACTRTMDSYSSLRMYSSYTDGWSDEILHKEKDQIDTKACVLVGRKLFLPTRV is encoded by the exons ATGGCTGATCCCAACGGCCCCCGCCACCTCCCCACCCCGTTCGAGCCACGGCCCATCGATGGCCtaatcggcggcgacaccgcCGACTCCGACAGCGGGGGCACCGCCATTGTCGGCAACATGATGACCACCGGTCCCGGCGCGGCGCTggtgctggcggcggcggggacgacgacgacctccacCTCCCTCGCCGAGAGCAGCGGGATCGGTGGCCGCCTCGTCCAGGATCAGGAGGAGGCCGGCTCCAG TGTTTTAGGCGGCAGCTACATCGTCCCCTTCCCCAACGGCCACGGCGTCCTCGATCACGATGGCCTCACCGGCAAGGCGACGCCatacgagccgccgccgtcgtggatTCCGTGGATTGAGAGCCCCAGCTTGTTCGGCGGGTGGAGGTTCGGGTCAGACGccgtggccggcggtggcgacaaGGACATCGTCGACCTCTCTCCGGTCGGCAATGCTCATGATGAGCTCCCAAGTGACGGCCTCAACTTGAgctccgccggcgacgccatcaTCAACACCACGGCCTCAAGCAGCCGCTGCGGACTCGTCGATGTGCTCAATGAAGATATGGTGACCGAGATTCTCCTTCGCCCCCCACCGGAGGACCCAGCCCTGTTCGCCCGACTCCAGCTGGTTTGCAAGCAATGGCATGCGATCCTCGGCGACCCCTGCTTCATCCGCCTCCTCCGCAAGTTCCATGATCCACCTCCTATGCTTGGCTACTTCATCAACGAGGATGAACCCGGAAAGCCAATGGAGATCGCAAGATTCGTCCACATGACGACAACATTCAGGGCGAGTCCCGACATATACGACCTCGCATCAGCGGTTGACAGCCGACACGGCCTGGTCCTCTTCTACGTGAGGGTttgctccgacgaggaggagcgatTCGTAGTCTGGGATCCAAtggtggaagaagaagaagaagaggagcagTGGATCGATGGATTTCCCTTCCCCGTCGAGACGCAGTACTGGACGGCGGCCGTGATGTGTGGCCTTTTGGAGTGCCATAACGATCATCTTCACTGCCACGGGGGACCATTTCTGGTCGTCGCCGCATGCACTCGCACGATGGACTCCTACAGCTCTCTCAGGATGTACTCTTCCTACACCGATGGCTGGAGCGATGAGATTCTGCACAAGGAGAAGGATCAGATTGATACCAAGGCCTGCGTCCTTGTGGGAAGGAAGCTTTTCCTCCCCACTAGAGTATGA
- the LOC107276794 gene encoding uncharacterized protein, which translates to MADPNGHHRCLLAGAPGSPQLGLRPRLVGLHCDERVFPQDHVNLGSASAAGDAMINSAGAPAGAHQYMTNPYAGDAMINSSALAGAHPHMVNPPPYAGASSSRLPTASAEWNMDWLHDAMAEQQQPPPPPQWQEQSVFSPPPPTASSPLHHSIWFTLHTHPSPPPPSPRSPPSDGSSCRCRVKFQPHTRRHSPQPISIPALFPPPPPTP; encoded by the exons ATGGCCGATCCCAACGGCCACCACCGCTGCCTCCTCGCCGGTGCCCCAGGGTCGCCTCAACTTggcctccgcccccgcctcgTCGGTCTCCACTGCGACGAGCGCGTC TTTCCTCAGGACCACGTCAACTtgggctccgcctccgccgccggcgacgccatgaTCAACTCCGCCGGCGCTCCCGCTGGAGCTCACCAGTACATGACCAACCCATACGCCGGCGACGCCATGATCAACTCCTCCGCGCTCGCTGGTGCTCACCCGCACATGGTCAACCCACCACCGTACGCCGGCGCTTCTTCCTCGCGACTCCCCACTGCTTCCGCCGAGTGGAACATGGATTGGCTGCACGACGCGATGGCAGAACAgcagcagccaccgccgccgccgcagtggcAGGAGCAGAGTGTCTTCTCCCCCCCACCGCCTACAGCTTCATCCCCTCTCCATCACTCCATCTGGTTCACGCTCCATACCCATCCTTCGCCCCCTCCACCTTCTCCACGATCCCCACCATCCGACGGGAGTTCATGCCGGTGCCGTGTCAAGTTCCAGCCCCACACGCGCCGCCATTCCCCGCAACCTATCAGTATCCCGGCGCTcttcccgccgccaccacccacaCCATGA
- the LOC112939631 gene encoding uncharacterized protein produces MATGGGGATRATSEGEIEGEGGMLTKLAQRRGDNGNAAAMDSSGRHGNGGTPATSGEGGAAGAQHSLGERIEGLGREEEARYRGELRPEAAMAEVARVRGEGVVSVVARRKEAVAGLGIAAVKPVVTVTQCGGGSSHGERRPELAKAMAARVDRGEGGSVGDWRNEAVAGARLGAVKPMAQAERRGDGQGSGGAQPESVEAVERGGARGGGASETGRGNGADAGVRWGAAML; encoded by the coding sequence atggccaccggcggcggcggcgcaacgcgGGCGACCAGCGAAGGGGAgatagagggagagggagggatgcTCACCAAGCTCGCGCAACGGCGAGGAGACAACGggaacgcggcggcgatggactcCTCGGGGAGGCACGGCAACGGCGGGACTCCGGCGACGTCCGGCGAAGGAGGAGCGGCTGGGGCACAACACAGTCTGGGAGAGAGGATAGAGGGGttaggaagggaggaggaggcgcggtaCCGAGGGGAATtgcggccggaggcggcaatGGCGGAGGTGGCTCGGGTACGTGGTGAAGGGGTGGTTTCGGTGGTGGCGAGGAGAAAGGAAGCGGTGGCCGGGCTTGGGATTGCTGCGGTGAAGCCGGTGGTGACGGTGACACAGTGCGGCGGCGGTTCCAGCCACGGGGAACGACGGCCGGAGCTCGCAAAGGCGATGGCGGCTCGGGTTGACAGAGGGGAGGGCGGCTCGGTGGGGGATTGGAGGAACGAGGCGGTGGCCGGTGCTCGGCTTGGAGCGGTGAAGCCGATGGCGCAAGCGgagcgccgcggcgacggccaGGGCTCCGGTGGCGCGCAGCCGGAgtcggtggaggcggtggagagaggtggtgcgcgtggcggcggtgctTCGGAGAcggggaggggaaatggagcggatGCCGGGGTGCGGTGGGGCGCTGCGATGCTATAG